In the genome of Photobacterium sp. TY1-4, one region contains:
- a CDS encoding SGNH/GDSL hydrolase family protein, with the protein MSWIKVLFSACLMVMSGQLYAETLSATDYRINYEGRVVKDWNTGNVELSWPGSKIKFQFNGTRLAVKMDGRGTQFDVVVDDVVESQLTTTIGLNDYELLRFTEPRDVRVELVKRNESYDAMLQVHGFEADGMIQGWWEHKPHLLFFGDSITVGYGVESDKRECTLDEVSNTTNNRLSYASLAADALGASRTIVAYSGLGLVRNWNGNQPYHNLPYYWNKAGSVFTAGEEFEDKHSDLIVINLGGNDFSTPLQPHEPWPDLPTFYGVWIQSYVDFISQLRGRYGEIPILVISKDWYREAIHAMESQLFAQGILQVYTHYYMTEHLGCMWHPIASEHRVMADNLVSRINELSLIKKN; encoded by the coding sequence ATGTCATGGATAAAAGTGCTGTTTTCGGCATGTTTAATGGTAATGAGCGGGCAGTTATATGCAGAGACGCTGTCTGCGACGGATTACCGGATTAATTATGAAGGTCGGGTGGTCAAAGATTGGAATACTGGCAATGTCGAGTTGAGTTGGCCGGGGTCTAAAATTAAATTTCAGTTCAATGGGACTCGTCTGGCTGTGAAGATGGATGGTCGGGGAACGCAGTTTGATGTCGTGGTGGATGACGTAGTCGAAAGTCAGTTAACTACGACGATCGGGCTGAATGATTATGAACTGTTGCGTTTTACTGAGCCACGTGATGTGCGTGTCGAGTTGGTAAAAAGAAATGAAAGCTATGATGCCATGCTTCAGGTACATGGATTTGAAGCCGACGGCATGATTCAAGGTTGGTGGGAGCATAAACCGCATCTTCTCTTTTTCGGGGATTCCATTACGGTCGGATATGGTGTGGAGTCCGACAAGCGAGAATGTACCTTGGATGAGGTTTCGAATACGACCAATAACCGCCTGTCTTACGCCTCATTGGCAGCAGATGCATTAGGGGCCAGCCGAACGATTGTGGCTTATTCTGGCCTGGGACTAGTTCGAAACTGGAACGGAAATCAGCCTTATCATAACCTGCCATACTATTGGAACAAAGCGGGTTCGGTATTTACGGCCGGAGAGGAATTTGAAGATAAGCACTCTGATTTAATCGTGATTAATTTAGGCGGCAATGACTTTAGTACCCCACTTCAACCGCATGAACCATGGCCGGATCTGCCGACCTTTTACGGGGTTTGGATTCAATCTTATGTGGACTTTATTTCGCAGCTGCGTGGCAGATACGGCGAAATTCCGATCCTTGTGATTTCAAAAGATTGGTATCGAGAGGCGATTCACGCTATGGAATCTCAGCTATTCGCTCAAGGCATCCTGCAGGTGTATACCCATTATTATATGACGGAGCATCTGGGCTGTATGTGGCACCCGATTGCCTCAGAGCATCGGGTGATGGCGGATAATCTGGTTTCAAGAATTAATGAACTGTCTTTAATCAAGAAAAATTAA